The Kosakonia sp. SMBL-WEM22 sequence TTGAATATCGAAAATTATAGCACGTCAAGGGTGTTTTTTGACCTTTCAACTTTAGCTGGCCTCAGCCGACGAAACTTACCGGAAGCCGGTATCCGGTTGCTTTTCCATATATAATCACCTGTCAGATTGATGTGTGTTCCGACCCTGTTGTTTAACCGGATACCTGACCGCCTTTCTCCTTTGCGGGAAGTGTGGCGCTTTCTCATAGCTCACACCTTAGGTATCTCGGCTCGATGTAGGTCGTTCGCTCCAGGCTGGGCTGTATGCCCCCCCCGTTCAGCCCGACCGCTGCGCCTGTTCCGGTAACTGTTACTTGAGTACAACCCGGTACCACGACAAAGCGCCACTGGCAGCGGCCACTGATAACTGGATTCACGGAGCAGAGAAGCAGAGTGCTTCTACAGAGCTCTTGAAGTGGTGGCCTGACTGCGGCTACACTGGAAGGACAGTTTAGGTATCTGCGCTCCGTGAAAGCCAGTTACCCGGTTAAGCAGTTCCCCAACTGGCTTAACCTTCGATCAAACCGCCTCCCCAGGTGGTTTTTTTTGTTTTCAGAGCAGGAGATTACGCCCACTGAAAAGGATCTCAAGAGGATCATTAATCCTCTGTGTGATTACATGACTCGCATTACGAATAAAAAAACGGCAAAAACGGCAAGAACAATAGAAGTTACTCTCCATCTTTTTCCGTGAAAGAAATAGAATGATATAGACTGAAGAAGCAATATTAAAAATAACGCGGCCGCGCCAACCTCATTACCACTACCATTACCATTATCAACAAAGCTTCCTTCTGGGATTGACGGATCCATATCATAAATAAGAGAATATTTATCCTCTGTTGCAATAAACATTGCAATAACAAGCAACACAAAAACAAAAACTGAAAACACCTTAATAAACAACCTCATCCTACCTCCAAAGCAACTTATTAAAATACACCCAATTTCTAACTATGAAATCACCATAGCGACTATCTTTCTTTATGCTCTCCAGTGTGGAGGTTATTCCTCTGTTATATCTTGCACCTATAATCCGAATATCATCAGGAGTTAATGGATCAGGTAATTTATCAAAATTAGCCAACTGCCTTAGATGCATCGCAGCAAGATTAATATTATATGTATCTTTCTCAAGGCAAACAGAAAGCGCTCTGATCTCAGGAACACTCATCTTATCGGTATCCAGTCCCATGGTCCTCGCAGCAGTCCTAAGCTGCATACTGACAAAACCGAATGATGTCCTTTCCGGTTTTGGCATAATAGAAAAATGCTTATCGATAAAATCCGGACCACTATGATCAATAACCCTAAGTTCAAAAGCATATCGGTCAACTACATTTGGATCTCCACCAACTTCAATCCAACAGACTCCGGCTAACAATTCAGGCGGTAATTTATTCATCATGGCAGCACTTTTTATTAAGCGCCGATGGTTAATAACCCATGAATCCTTAAAACCTCTGGCAAACTTCCGCCCACCACCAAAACGTTCTGGAATTACCTTCCATTTAAAAACATCCATAAACGTCCATGATGGCGACTGACTCATCCCTTTGCACTGAGAAAAATCTCGCACATCCATATAAACCTCCCTTTAAATAAACTAATTCTTATTATGCCTTAGCCGATGAACCATAGCCTTATCTAATGCTTTCTGTTCTATTGTGACCTGACCACATGGATTTCCGTCTAACCCATAGCGTACATTGTTTTTACAAAGCGCTTTATGATATCTGAAACGATATATACATTGGCGCAAACACTCCCTTAACTGCTGTTCAGTAAAGGGCAATGATATGGTGGTACACTCAGCACTCATATCAGCCAGAATCCCCTCTTTAAGCAGTTTTGGATGACTGAAGTCGAAACACTCGCCAAAGCCCCCCTCCAGAAAAGGTACGGTGGAAGACCTCTATCACCCGGATGCGCCATTATAGTAAATCATACGGAATTGAATATCCTGAAACTTCTGGCCTCCAGAGATGACGTTAACTGGACCTGGTACAATCTTGATCGGGCTATGAGCATCAAAAAAATGGATGGCATTGATAACGTCGCAAGGCTTGTCGAAAATTTGTCTAAAGCAGGTCTGGTCGATATAGTCCCAAGCGGAACATCATCCGGAATGGACTACTACTGCGTATCGGCACAAGCCACCAGTTACTGAACAGAGTCAGTTAGCAACACTTGGGCGATTTACTATAACATCCCTTGGGCGCACCGCTAAAAACGCCTCAGCGCCACTCTGACGAGTCCGGGCCAAAACCCGGCCTTTTCCCCGCACGAAACCGCAAAAATCTGCCCTGATAACTTTTACGCATCTGCATGACTATGCACGAAGGTGAACGGCAGACGGTTACAGCGTAAAGGTGCGGTGAATGCCCCGAAACGGGCGTTCTAATCACGCAAAACTGCTTTGCCAGATAAAGATCAACGCTGGGGCGATGTTAAGCAGCGAGCCGATGATACTTCGCACCACGTTAACGTGGCTTAAAAATTCAAAGTCCATGTAACCCTCCACTAAAAAAGGACGATGCGTGATGGCCAGTTGACTATCACGACAATATTTAGTGAAAAAAATTTAAGCCTTTTACATGAACCATTGAGCTGAAAGCACAGCTACTGAAACGGTGAACGGGCGCGAAATTTTTTCGTGTTCGTGAAACGTTGGCGGGGTGTCGGGGCGCAGCCATGACGAAGTGTTTTGGGTATCGACTGGTTGGGGCGGTACTCCAAAAACACATCTTGTCCCGCTTGTTTTGCCCGCGTCAGTTACTGTTCGCCCGCTTCTGGTAATGAGCCAGTATCTCAGCACGGCCTTCGTCGTAGGTGATCTCTCCGGAAAGAATGCGTACCTTTACGGACTCATAAAGCTGGGTTCCGGACGGGTCCATACCGTCAAGTCTGAGAGAGGCCTCAGCTTTACGGAACCCAGTTAAGCGAAGTTGCAGTGTCCGATCATCAATCATGGGTTTTCCTTTGAGCAGTCATGCGAATAAGGCAGGCGTAAAGTGAGCCCACTTTACATGTCCTGCCCGGAGGTTGAATCGCCACAGGTAATCTAGACACTTCCGGGCCGTTTATAATAGTGGTTTTCATATTCTGCCGGTGACATCTGATCGCTAGAACCATGCCGACGCCTACTGTTATAAAACATTTCGATGTAATCAAAAATATCGCTGCGGGCTTCTTCCCGCGTTCCGTAGATCTTTTTCTTTATCCGCTCACGCTTCAGCAACTGGAAAAAGCTTTCTGCAACCGCATTATCGTGGCAGTTACCGCGACGGCTCATACTGCCCTCCAGGCCGTGTGATTTCAGGAACGACAGCCACTCATTGCTTGTGCACTGACTGCCCTGGTCAGAATAAACCAGCAGCTGTTTTTGGGGATTACGCCGCCATACAGCCATCAGCAGTGCGTTCAGGACAATGTCCTTTGTCATCCGGGATTGCATTGACCAGCCAATAATTTTGCGTGAGAAAAGATCAACTACCACGGCAAGATACAGCCAGCCTTCGTGGGTCCTGATGTCAGTTATGTCCGTTACCCAACGCTCATCCGGAGCATCCGGATTGAGCTGTCGCCGGAGCCTGTTGGGCGACACGATACTGGCCTCGCCTTTATGTATCCGCGGGCTCCGGTAGCCGACCTGAGCCTTTATTCCGGCACGTTTCATCAGTCGCCAGACTCTGTTGACTCCGCACAGTTGCCCGGTATCCCGCAGATCCAGATGGCTCTTGCGATAACCATAGACGCATCCCGACTCCAGCCAGAACTGTTTAATCTTTCCTGTCAGTCTCAGGTCTGTCTGATGGCGTTGTGAATGCGGTTCCTGAAGTCAGGCGTAAAAGCCACTGGGATGAACATCCGGCACCCGTCAGAGCAGGCGAACAGGCCAGCAACGTGTGTTGTCACGGATAAAGGCGTACCTCCGTCGGACAGCTTTGCGAAGTACGCCGCGGCTTTTTTTAATATGTCCCGTTCGTCGGTAGCCCGCTTCAGCTCTTTCTGGAGACGGCGGATCTCGGCCTGAGCATCTGACTGTTCTTTATGAGTGTAAGAATCCCGACCGTACTTCTTTATCCAGGCGTAAAGGCTGTGGGGGGATATCGCGACGTGTTGCCACGCTGGAAACAGAATGACCACGATCAACAACTTGTTTGACTGCTTCAATTTTAAACTCTTCGGGATAACGCTTACCGCTCATGTGCACCTCTCTTTTAAGTCATCTTAAATGACTCTGAGGTGTGTGTTAAACCCGTGGCGATTCAGAAAAGGAAATACCTAGACCTTGATAGAAACATCCCCCAATAATAAAATATTGGAGTCAGGTAAACAGGTAGGCAGAACTCAAAGTGAGTATAACGAAGTTACTCATTTTAATATTCGTTAATGGTGAATGGCATATGAAATGTATATCCGTACCTACTAGCATTGAGGCTATGTCCCGGCTTGATTATGAGGCATATATTGATGGTGACCTGGTCGATGCAAGCATCACCGATGAAGATTACATCTCAATTGTGAAGCTGGGATTGGTTACTTCACTTAATGAATTATTGGACATAAATATCGATGATTATGAAGATGAGAAAATTGTAGGTATTGATGCCCTTACCCAAGCAAAATTGATTATCGAAAATATTTTCATTTCAAGTGAAAGTACAGCGGTTAATATCTTCTTGTCTCAAGTGAATAACGCTATAAAATATAAAACTGGTGTCTTCTTCTACTTCTGAAAACGTTGGTTGACCCATAACATCATTTACCAGCATCGCCCCTGTTATTGGGACGGGGGCAGCATAACGAATGAACGCATGATCTAATTAACCATGACATCCCAGTCACGAAACTAGGCACCACATGCTGCTGGCGTTCCTTGGTGAAAAAACAGAGTCCACTGTCCTTCCTCTGAACACAACCAGCATGAGGAACGTAATGCAGGACGGCTGCCGTCAGCATAAGACGTCCTGTAATGAAGCATGACGCAACCTCCCGCCATTTCGGTAAGCCGGAAATCGCTGCTGATAATAGCCGATGCCGTTTTCTCGCTTAACAGCGACGTGATCGTCTCTGAACGGTCAACCATCACGCCTGACCGGGTAATTTCGCGAAATTCCGGGTGAAGAAGCCGCTCAAGCCACTCGCGATCGTTGCGCCTGTCGCCCTGAAGGCTGCATTCAAGCAACCTGAGCTTTTCCAGAAGCATTCTGCTTATCCTCATGTGATTCTGTCGGACACTCTCTTTTAACATAACATCTCTTTGGCCGCACCCCCGTAAAGCCCCTCAGCGCCATTCTGCGGCTAACGGGCCGTTTCCGGTCCCTTTGACCTGTCCCCTGTGAATCAACACAGGCTGTTTTTAGGGACTTCCGCTTCTGGCACTAATCAGACATGCGCTCAGGACAATGTCCGCTAAGAGCGAGAGGCGGACATTCGATTCGTGGCGAAACGCTATTTTTGTGATCCCAAACAAAAAAGCTTAAACACAGTGCCAAGTCATGCGAACCAAAAGGGTATCAGAGTTATGGATCCAGCTTTGCAAACGTTGCTAAATCCTGGTGATCTAATCGAAAGTATTGTTTTTCTTCTATCAGGGATGCCCCAAGGGATAAGTAAAACTCAGCTGCTTTCGGGTTGGTAGTTTCAGCAGTCCAGTCAAATCTTGTGCAGCCATGCTCAACCGCAAAAGCCGCTATAAATCGCATAAGTGATTTACCTACCCCCTGACCTCTTACTGCAGCTGATGTGAAGAGATCTTTCATATATGCCTGACCGGAGCATTTTGGCGCAGGGAACATCATGGTGAACGTGGCGAATCCAACAAGCGATCCGTTTTTCCATGCCCCCAGGACGGTCACGCCCGAGTAGACTGAGAAAACCCGGCGGGTCAGATAAGATAACATTTCGTCATAGCTGGCACCCTCACTTCCAAAGTAATAAGTGTCCATTTCTACAAAAATTTTCGCCAGTGCAGGAATATCTGACGAATCACATATTTTTATTTTCATACTCTTCCACAAAATTTTAGGCAGCATCTCTATAGACTTAAACATACGAGATCAAAGCACGTACCTCAATTGAATAAGCTGATTTCTTCCGCTTCTGGCACTGAGCGGACGAGCTAACAGAGCTGAAAGTCCGCTTCTGGCACAGAGCGGACCGCCTGAAGCGCCTTGTGGTCCGCTGTGAGCGAAAAGCAGACTTTTTGCCCATACAAGACATACCAATCACGCATTCTTATCACTCTTCACAATATCCAACTACCTAATTGAACTAAGCCATCCTTGAAATGATATTGCTAAAAGTTCGAGCGTCTAGCTAGTCCAGTTTCTAACACTGTCTAAATATACATACAAAGAAATTCCATCTGGGTCAAATGAGTGATAAAGTTTCACCCATAAGACCCACTGGAGGTACTATGTCTGAATTTGAATTATTAGCGCAGAATCTGCTTGAAAAGGCCGAAGCGGAAGAAAAGTTGCGACAGGAAAATGATAAAAAACTCATCGAGCAGGTACTGGAAATCTATGATCAGAAATACGTGGCAGAGCTGCTCAGAAAAGTCGGTAAAAATGAATGGAGTCGCGAGACGCTTAATCGCTGGGTTAATGGTAAGTGCCCGCCAAAGTCGCTGACGTCAGCGGAAGAAGCGCTTCTGCGAAAGATGCTGCCGGAAACGCCTGCGCATCACCCGAACTATGCCTTCCGGTTTATCGACCTGTTTGCTGGCATTGGCGGTATACGAAAAGGCTTTGAAGGCATCGGCGGTCAGTGCGTGTTTACCAGCGAATGGAATAAAGAGGCTGTGCGCACGTATAAAGCTAACTGGTTTAATGATGAGCATGCGCACACATTTAATCTCGACATTCGGGAGGTGACGCTCAGTGACAAACCTGAAGTACCCGAAACCGATGCTTATGCCTACATTGACGAGCACGTGCCGGATCATGATGTACTTTTGGCCGGTTTCCCATGTCAGCCGTTCAGCCTAGCTGGAGTAAGCAAGAAAAATTCACTCGGTCGGGCGCACGGTTTCGAATGTGAAGCGCAGGGAACGCTTTTCTTTGATGTCGCGCGCATTATCCGCGCCAAGAAGCCGGCTGTCTTTGTGCTGGAAAACGTCAAAAACCTGAAGAGCCATGACAAGGGTAAAACCTTTAAAGTCATCATGGAAACCCTGGACGAGCTGGGTTATGAAGTGGCGGATGCGGCTGACATGGGCAAAAGTGATCCTAAAGTTATCGACGGAAAACATTTTCTGCCACAGCACCGTGAACGTATTGTGTTGGTTGGTTTCCGCCGCGATCTGAATATTCACCAGGGTTTTACCCTGCGAGATGTCAGTCGTTTTTATCCGGAACAGCGGCCGTCATTTGGCGAGCTGCTGGAGCCTGTGGTAGACAGCAAATACATCCTGACACCGAAGCTCTGGGAGTACCTTTACAACTACGCCAAAAAGCACGCGGCTAAGGGGAACGGCTTCGGTTTTGGCCTTGTAAACCCTGAAAACAGGGAAAGCGTTGCCCGTACGCTTTCTGCCCGCTATCACAAAGACGGATCTGAAATTCTGATTGATCGTGGCTGGGATATGGCTATGGGTGAAACAGATTTCGCGAACGAAGAAAATCAGGCGCATCGGCCACGTAGGCTGACACCGCGTGAGTGCGCGCGCCTTATGGGCTTCGAGAAGCCCGACGGCAGGCCTTTTCGTATTCCGGTGTCGGACACACAGTCTTACCGCCAATTCGGTAACTCCGTAGTGGTCCCTGTGTTTGAAGCGGTTGCGAGACTGCTGGAGCCTTACATCCTGAAAGCCGTTTCTGCCGATGCTGAGAAGGCAGAGAACATTTGAGTGCATCTCCCGGCAGGGTATGCCGGGAGATTATTCAAGGAAGATCGGCGTAAAGCCCTGTGAGCTCGGCAATAAAGGCGCCCAGCGTCATTAATTCAGCCCTTACCGCTTCCGGGTATTTTTTATGTAAGGACGACGGCACGACCAGCCTGACTCCTTCCGCCTGCATTTCTCTGTACTGTGCCTGTGATACACCCTCCTGCAGCGTAAACAGGTGAACCGGAGAAATTCTGTTAGCTTCATTCAGTATCTGGCGCCAGCGGTCTTTACAGGTGGTTTTGACGGCCAGCATGCGTAGATTGTCTGCAGGAAACTCCGCGTCATGGTAAGCCTCGGCGGAGGGGAACAAAAAGTCGGGCTTTTTATTGCCCTCCGTGACTGCCTGCGTAGCGAAATGTCTTAGTCCGTGCTCAATGAAAAGATGCTCCAGATGAAGTTCCAGTGATTTTCCGGCTCGGGATTTACGACGATTACTGACTGAGTTGGCCAACGCAATGAAATCATTCACAGAGCCAAACCCTTTACGGATGATGTCCAGAACGTGGAGTTCTTCAACAAGCAGAAATATGTCGTATTCGACGCGCCGGCGGTCAATAAGCTGCTCATCCGGATCCAGAGAATGCTTAACATAGTGACTGGCTGCATACTTAATAATTTCATTACCAGAGGGAAAGCGCTGCTGCCAGCCTTCCGGGATAATGTATTTATAATTAACTGGCGCTTGCGGCAGTGACAGGCCACCCAGAATTTGATCGGCAGGCCCGGAAATTAGCGTGCCGGGGATCACCTCACCGACAGCGGTCTCAATAACGTCCTCTTCGTCTGGACTGACGCAAACCCAGATGTCTACAGCCGTACTGTTCCCACCTTGTTCATCAAGCCTGAAGGCTAGAAGCGTCAAGGCCCCTGTATTTTCAGGGTCCTGAAGTGGGCTGCCCCTTCCCCAGCGTGTAATCCTTTTCTCATTCCGGGTTTTTCCAAAATAACGGTTGTTGTAATAAATTGCCCGAGCCTCACTGTCCGGACAGTCATGAGATGATACGTGAGCAGTGAGGAAGACCGAAGGGTTGATGTCACGGGTGTTGTTTATAGACGGAAACAGCTTTTCAACGATACCGGAAGGGATATAAAGCCCGACCTGATGGCCCCCTGTTGCGCCGGTGTCATTGGCAGAAAGTCGTTTTATATAAAAGAAGTAATTCCCGCCCGCGATCTCAAGTAGCCAGTCATGAAAAGTCGACATACACATCCCTCTGTTGTCCTGAAATTCAGATCGCCATTTTTTCACATTCAGATGAAAGCGGCCAGCAAGGCTTATTAAGATTATGCTGCTCCGTATAGGCCAGCAATCTGGGATCTTATCAACGTCCGCTTCTGGCACAAAGCGGACATTTGTATTATGCAATGTATGCCATAAGCCTAAGCAGAGGTCATACTGGCAGATACCGGCCTCGCAGCGAGTGCATCCCACTCCAGGCGCTATATAGCTTTTAAGAGAGTTGAAGTTCATCTTTACAGAAGCGTTTACTTCTTTCTGTTAAAAACGATCACGCTTCAACCGACTGTTCCTTATCGCCTCTGAACGCATCGCGGCTATCAAGAAATGTTCTCAGATTGAGCCATTAAGCAGTGAAAAAAGGGTTAAAGCGCACAATTTTTATGAAAATAATGAATATAAGGAAGTAAGAAAGCGCTTCGTAAAGCTCCTCACCGATCTGATGCCGCTTGATTAATATCCCGGTTTAAGAGATTCGATCTAACCCGTACACGCGAGGTGCGGGCTTACCAGCCAGCTGATGACGCTTTAGGGAGTTTAATACGGGAGCAGAGTGATGGTTTTAAAAACCCGTGGTGCCCGGAATGGCTTAGTGGCGATAACCGGTATGCAATATTTACCCGCAAGTTGCTAGAATCCCGCGAACTGTTCTCCCCTTATTATCCCGGCTGCTGACCCCGATCAATCTGAGAGAGAAACAATGGAAAAAACATGTAACCGAGGCTGGCGCAAAGCGCAGAAACAACGTAATAGATCTCGCGATGCCCATACGGCCTCCTTAACTTTTCGTGACGAAAAAACTGGAAGATGCTCTACACGCTGTCAGATAAATTACTGCGTGCGGTACAACTGGGATTTGAGTTTTACTAACCAGCAGCTTGCTATGCAAGGCCAGGAAGAGTATCAGCTCATTGATGAAAGTACTTTTTATATGCAGCCGTAATCAACGGCGAAGCCCTAGGACGGAACAGGTGTTCCGCCGTCATCCATCTCTTTATGTTCGCTCTGCGGGCACAAGCCGAAATGCTAAAAAGAGAGTCTCATAGGAAATGCTTCAATGGGCCGATATTATTTGTGTTATGGAACAAAAGCATAAAAACCGTTTTGTGGCTGAATATGGTCGGATAATCTCTGCATGTCCTCAATATCCCCGA is a genomic window containing:
- a CDS encoding type II restriction endonuclease, which codes for MCMSTFHDWLLEIAGGNYFFYIKRLSANDTGATGGHQVGLYIPSGIVEKLFPSINNTRDINPSVFLTAHVSSHDCPDSEARAIYYNNRYFGKTRNEKRITRWGRGSPLQDPENTGALTLLAFRLDEQGGNSTAVDIWVCVSPDEEDVIETAVGEVIPGTLISGPADQILGGLSLPQAPVNYKYIIPEGWQQRFPSGNEIIKYAASHYVKHSLDPDEQLIDRRRVEYDIFLLVEELHVLDIIRKGFGSVNDFIALANSVSNRRKSRAGKSLELHLEHLFIEHGLRHFATQAVTEGNKKPDFLFPSAEAYHDAEFPADNLRMLAVKTTCKDRWRQILNEANRISPVHLFTLQEGVSQAQYREMQAEGVRLVVPSSLHKKYPEAVRAELMTLGAFIAELTGLYADLP
- a CDS encoding DUF4440 domain-containing protein, which translates into the protein MLLEKLRLLECSLQGDRRNDREWLERLLHPEFREITRSGVMVDRSETITSLLSEKTASAIISSDFRLTEMAGGCVMLHYRTSYADGSRPALRSSCWLCSEEGQWTLFFHQGTPAACGA
- a CDS encoding DNA cytosine methyltransferase: MSEFELLAQNLLEKAEAEEKLRQENDKKLIEQVLEIYDQKYVAELLRKVGKNEWSRETLNRWVNGKCPPKSLTSAEEALLRKMLPETPAHHPNYAFRFIDLFAGIGGIRKGFEGIGGQCVFTSEWNKEAVRTYKANWFNDEHAHTFNLDIREVTLSDKPEVPETDAYAYIDEHVPDHDVLLAGFPCQPFSLAGVSKKNSLGRAHGFECEAQGTLFFDVARIIRAKKPAVFVLENVKNLKSHDKGKTFKVIMETLDELGYEVADAADMGKSDPKVIDGKHFLPQHRERIVLVGFRRDLNIHQGFTLRDVSRFYPEQRPSFGELLEPVVDSKYILTPKLWEYLYNYAKKHAAKGNGFGFGLVNPENRESVARTLSARYHKDGSEILIDRGWDMAMGETDFANEENQAHRPRRLTPRECARLMGFEKPDGRPFRIPVSDTQSYRQFGNSVVVPVFEAVARLLEPYILKAVSADAEKAENI
- a CDS encoding GNAT family N-acetyltransferase; this encodes MKIKICDSSDIPALAKIFVEMDTYYFGSEGASYDEMLSYLTRRVFSVYSGVTVLGAWKNGSLVGFATFTMMFPAPKCSGQAYMKDLFTSAAVRGQGVGKSLMRFIAAFAVEHGCTRFDWTAETTNPKAAEFYLSLGASLIEEKQYFRLDHQDLATFAKLDP
- a CDS encoding antitoxin VbhA family protein gives rise to the protein MIDDRTLQLRLTGFRKAEASLRLDGMDPSGTQLYESVKVRILSGEITYDEGRAEILAHYQKRANSN